In the Sedimentisphaera cyanobacteriorum genome, AGTTAGTCGTTCCTGAAAAATCAATGATTTTGGGGAAACTAAAAAAATATATCAGGCTAATCGAGTCTTTAATTTGCTTTTCATTGCCAAATTTCTGTAAAATTCAATAATTTTAAGCATAAAAATATAGGCAAAAGTAAACTTCTCTAGAAGTTTACGCATATTGTACCCAAAAGCGCTGCCGAGGGCGTTCATTTTGTCCCCTTCTACACCTTTCAAGAAGTTTCTTCCCAACCTGTTGTCTTCTTTGAGGTGGCCTATCGTTTGTTCTATGCTCGATCTTCTCTTAATCCACCTCTTGATACTTCGTTTCTTTTTTCGCCAGCCCTTTTCTACAATTTCAACATTTCCAATATCTTCGCAGCCATGTTTCTTGTATCCTCCATCAACATAAACATCTCCAAGCTTTTCTCTCCCGATTAAATTCATTGTCTGCTTCAGATTAGCCCGAAGAGTATGGCCATCATAAGGGTTTCCTTCAAAGCCCAACGCTCCTACGATAAAATTATTCTTGGCAGTAGTTACAATTCCAACCTTATTTCCAAACTCATATTTCTTGTGGCTTTTGCCTTTCCCAATGCAGCAGACGTGAGGTTCGTGAATACTGTAGAGTTTATTTTTGCTTTTCTTTGTCTGGGCTAAAAGCTTCTTAGCGGCTTGAAGCAATGTATCAAAAATTATTCTTAACTGCTCATTGCCTGCTATATTCCGCTCGACCTCTTTCGTAATTCGCCGCAGGTAGTTCCTTAATTTCTTCACTTCTTTTTTAGCTCTTTTGAACTGTTTTGCACGTCGATACCTGCCCTGCATTACATACGCCCTTTTCCCAACCCTTTCGTAGCTTTGGCGAAGTTGGAGTTTTGATGCTTTTGCAAGATCTACAAGCTTAATGCGCAGTTTGTGGCAGAGTTTTGCGTCGGTCGGATAAGTGATGTTCTTCTGCTGAACGGTTGTATCTGCAACGAGCTTGTTGAAATCGTTCTTTTTGATAACCTTAAGCTTCAAGCCGGCTTTGAT is a window encoding:
- a CDS encoding IS5 family transposase translates to MLFEGICLIITVQRQGRGTLFQQPLKPLVNPDHSLVQLSEVVNWSRFEEKFGSLYSPDSGRPAKPIRLMVGLQYLKYTFNLSDEAIVAGWVENPYWQYFCGERYFQHEPPIDPTSMTKWRNKVKSDGLEELLEETIKAGLKLKVIKKNDFNKLVADTTVQQKNITYPTDAKLCHKLRIKLVDLAKASKLQLRQSYERVGKRAYVMQGRYRRAKQFKRAKKEVKKLRNYLRRITKEVERNIAGNEQLRIIFDTLLQAAKKLLAQTKKSKNKLYSIHEPHVCCIGKGKSHKKYEFGNKVGIVTTAKNNFIVGALGFEGNPYDGHTLRANLKQTMNLIGREKLGDVYVDGGYKKHGCEDIGNVEIVEKGWRKKKRSIKRWIKRRSSIEQTIGHLKEDNRLGRNFLKGVEGDKMNALGSAFGYNMRKLLEKFTFAYIFMLKIIEFYRNLAMKSKLKTRLA